The genomic stretch CATGCGCGAGTTCACGACGCTCCCGACCGCGCCGCTGCCGTTGGCGGCCGGCGAGTCGCGCACCTACCAGGCTTCGATCCCCTTCGTCCCGGGCTGGGTCGCCGCCAATCTGGCCGCGATCGCCTTCGTCCAGGACGAAACCACGCTGGAGATCCTGCAGGCCGGCGCGGCCTTCGACCCGCCGGCGCCGCGGCGAACGCCCGCCGGGAGGAACCGCCCTTGAAACGCACCACGGCCGCCATCGCCCTGATCACCCTGGCCGCGGCCACCGTCGCCGCCGCCCACCCGATCCCGCGCACGGTCCTGCTGGAGACGTTCACCAACGTCAGCTGCGCCGGCTGCGCGACCGCCAACCCCGTCACGGCCCAGGCCATGGCCGGCCACGGGCGGCACGAGCTGCTCAACGTGCAGCACCACGTCGAATGGCCGCAGCCCGCCGACCCCTTCTACCTCGCGGCGCCCGCGGAGATCGCGGCCCGCGTCCAGGCCTACGGCATCCAGAACGTGCCGGAGCTGTTCACCTGCGGCGCGAACGCGCCGACGCCCGGGGACGCCGCGGCGTTGGACGCCGCCGTGGACGCGGCGCGCGACCGGCTGTCCCCCCTGCGCGTGGTCGTGGCCTCGCAGTGGAACGGCGCCACCCAGGTGACGGCCGTCGTGGGCGTCAAGGCCGTGGCCGCGCCGCCCGTCGGCGTCCTGAAGCTGCGCGTGGCCGTGGTCGACGAGCTGGAGACGTTCGCCTCGCCGCCCGGCGACAACGGCGAGACCGCGTTCCACTGGTCGCTGCGCGACCTGGCCCCGACCGACGCCGGGACCTCCTTCACCATCCAGACCGGCGACTCGCTGGTCTTCCAATTCCCCGTCGCCGTCGCGCCGGCGTGGTACGACACCGACCTGCACCTGGTCGCCTGGGTCCAGGACGACGCCACCCGGGAGGTCCTGCAGGCCGGCAGCGACCTGCCGCGCAGCGACTACGCCGCGGCCTACTATTCCGACCGCTACGCCGCCGTCTCCCCGACCGGCACGCTGATCCGCATGGAAGGCTGGCTCGAGAATCTCGGCCTGCAGCCCGACACCTACGACATCCACCTGGACGCCGCGACGCCGGGCTGGTCGGTCTCGGCCTGCGTGGGCAGCACCTGCTACCCGCCCTGGGTGACGGACGTCGTCGCCACGATGGCCGCGGGAACCGAGCAGCACGTCGGCGTGAACGTGCTGCCCTCGACCGCCGGCGCGACGGGGAACGTCACCGTCACCGTCACCAGCCGCGGCGACGCCGCCATCGCCTTCACCCGCACGTTCCGCGTGATCACCCCGGGCGCGACGGTCCTGGTCGTCGACGGCGATCCGGCGCACCCCTACCTGCCCTACTTCACGGCCGCCGTCGGGACCGCCGGCCGCACCTGGACGGACTGGGATCGCGTCGCGTTCGGTTTGCCCTCGGCCGCCGACCTGTCCTGGTTCGACGTCGTGGTCTGGAACGCCGGCCTCGCCGTGCCCGCCCTGCCGGCCGGCGACCGCGACCTGCTGGAAGCCCGCCTCGACGCCGGCGGCGAGTTGCTGCTCTCGGGGCAGGACCTCGCCTTCGGCCTCTGCGATCCCGGCAGCCCCGACGGCGGTCCGCAAGCGCTGGCGTGGTACGAGGCGGCCACCGGCGCCTCCTTCGTCGCCGACGACTCGTACGACACCTCCCTGACCGGGGTCGCCGGCGACCCGATCGGCGACGGCCTGGCCTTCGCCATCGCCGGCGGGGACGGCGCCGACAACCAGGACTACCCGGACGAGTTGGCTGCGGCGCCGAACGCCCGCGCCTGCCTGCTCTACGCGCCCGGCCGGGCCGCCGCCGTGCGCTTCGGGCGCGACGGCGCCCGCATCGTCACCCTGGGCTTCGGCTTTGAGGGCGTGGCCACCGCCGCCCAGCGCGCCGCGCTGATGGACCGGATCCTGGACTGGCTGCAGGACACGACGGTCGCCGCCCCGGCGACCCCGCTCACCGCGGCCATCGCGGCGGCGGACGCCCATCCGAACCCCTTCAACCCGTCCACGACGCTGCGCTTCACGCTGGGCGGGGACGCGCCCGCCGTGCCGGTGTCGGTCGACATCCACGACGTGGAGGGCCGCCGAGTGCGCGCGCTCTGGCGGGGTCCCCTGGCGCCCGGCGACCGCACCCTGACCTGGGACGGCACGGACGACCGCGGTGCGCCGGTCGCCGGCGGCCTGTACCTGGCCGTGGTGCGGACGGACGAGGCGACGGCCACGATCAAGCTGACGCTCGTGAAATGATATCGCCGGGCCGCCCCCTCGGGAGCGGCCCCCGCACGACGAAGGGACCCTGCGACATGGCCCTGCACCTCCGGTTGCCGCTCCGGCCGGCGCGACTGCTGCCGGCCGTCCTGCTGTCGGCGCTGCTGACGGCCGCCGGCGCGCGCGGCGCCGAGCGCGCCGTCCCCGACTGGACCCTGAACGACTTGCAGGGCCGGCCCGTGAGCTTCCACGAAGCCCTCGACCGCGGGCCCGTGCTGGTCTCCTTCTGGGCCCTGTGGTGCGGTCCCTGCCTGAAGGAGCTGGGCCACCTGTCGCAGCTCGCCGCCGACACGCGCGGCGAGCTGACCGTCCTGGCGGTGAACGTCGACTCGCCGCGCAGCGTGCACAAGGTGGCCCCCTGGGTGGCGGCCCAGGGCTACGACGACCTGGTCGTCGTGCTGGACACCGCCGGGGACGTCCAGCGCCTGATGCAGGTCGGCGGCACCATGCCGCTACTGCTGCTCCACGACGCGACCGGTCGCGAGGTCTACCGCCACACGGGCTACCGCGGGGGCGACGAGCTGCTCCTGCGGGCCGAGGTGTCGCGCCTGCTGGCGCCGGACGCCGCCGGCGCCGAGGTCTGCGAGCACACGGCCCCCGACGGCGACGACACCGGCGCCGATGCCGGCGCGACCCGGATCGCCGACCGCCTGGAGTACTCCTACAGCACCGAGACGCAGCGCGAGATCGCCGAGAACTGGCTCGACGTGATCCACTCGCGCGGCCGGTTCTCCGTCGGCGCGCTGCTGGACGCCCGCCAGCCCGCCGAAGAGGGCGACCGCGGCAACGAGCTGCGCCACCGTTTCGCGCAGTACCGCGGGCGCGTCGTCGAGGCGCGGGCCGGGCACTTCTACGGCATGTTCGGGCGCGGGCTGCTGTTCGCCGCCCACGAGGACCGCACGCTGCGCACCGACACGGCGCTGGACGGCCTGCTGGTCCGCGCGCGCGGCGAGCGCTGGCGCGCCGCCGCCTTCACCGGCGCCCCGCGCGCGCTGGACCTGGACGTGCGCGGGCTCGACGTCGAGGCCGACCCGTTCGCGGGCATCGGTCTGGGCGGCACGGTGCTGACCTGGTCGGGACCGGCGACCCCGGTGCGCGAGGGCGCCCTGCTGCGCGACTACGCCCTGTCCGGGCGCGCCTCGCTCGCGCGCGCCGGCGGCAATATCTACGCGGAGTTCGGGGCCAAGCGCGCCTGGGTCGACGACGGGACCGGCTCCTGGCGGGAGGACTGGGGGCACGGCCTGTACGCGGGCGCCGCCGCCGCGACCGGACCGCTGGGCCTGTCGTGCGAGGTCATGGACTTCGAGCGCTTCACCGTGCTCGACCAGGCGGACGGGCGCACGTCGCTGAACAACCCGCCGTCGCTGACGCGCGAGCACCTCTACACGCTGCTGAACCGCAACCCCTACCTGCGCGACGCCGACGACGAACGCGGCTGGCAGGCCGAAGCCAGCTGGACCGGCCCCGCCGGTTGGAGCGCCCTCGCCAACGCCAGCCGCCTCGAGAGCCAGGCGGGCGTGCGCCACTTCCGCGAGCGCTACCTCCAGGTCCAGCGGGAGTCGTGGGGGCCGTTCCTCGTGCGCGCCGGGCTCGACCTGCGCGACGTCCGCAGCAAGGGCCTGCAACGCGACGAGACCTTCACCACACTGGTCGCCGAGACGGTCTGGCACGCCACGGACCGCGACTCCTGGTCGCTGAAGGCGGAGCACCAGCACGCCGAGGACAGCGGCACCGCCTCCGGCGGCCTGGGCGCCTACGACCGGCAGTTCTTCACGTTGGAGTTCGCGCGCTCGCCGCGCTGGACGCTGACCGCCATGCTCGAGACGAACAACAAGTACGCCGCCCAGCGCGAGTTCCTGGAGGAGGCCGGCCCCTACCCCGCCGCGCA from bacterium encodes the following:
- a CDS encoding FlgD immunoglobulin-like domain containing protein, producing the protein MKRTTAAIALITLAAATVAAAHPIPRTVLLETFTNVSCAGCATANPVTAQAMAGHGRHELLNVQHHVEWPQPADPFYLAAPAEIAARVQAYGIQNVPELFTCGANAPTPGDAAALDAAVDAARDRLSPLRVVVASQWNGATQVTAVVGVKAVAAPPVGVLKLRVAVVDELETFASPPGDNGETAFHWSLRDLAPTDAGTSFTIQTGDSLVFQFPVAVAPAWYDTDLHLVAWVQDDATREVLQAGSDLPRSDYAAAYYSDRYAAVSPTGTLIRMEGWLENLGLQPDTYDIHLDAATPGWSVSACVGSTCYPPWVTDVVATMAAGTEQHVGVNVLPSTAGATGNVTVTVTSRGDAAIAFTRTFRVITPGATVLVVDGDPAHPYLPYFTAAVGTAGRTWTDWDRVAFGLPSAADLSWFDVVVWNAGLAVPALPAGDRDLLEARLDAGGELLLSGQDLAFGLCDPGSPDGGPQALAWYEAATGASFVADDSYDTSLTGVAGDPIGDGLAFAIAGGDGADNQDYPDELAAAPNARACLLYAPGRAAAVRFGRDGARIVTLGFGFEGVATAAQRAALMDRILDWLQDTTVAAPATPLTAAIAAADAHPNPFNPSTTLRFTLGGDAPAVPVSVDIHDVEGRRVRALWRGPLAPGDRTLTWDGTDDRGAPVAGGLYLAVVRTDEATATIKLTLVK
- a CDS encoding DUF6029 family protein; the protein is MALHLRLPLRPARLLPAVLLSALLTAAGARGAERAVPDWTLNDLQGRPVSFHEALDRGPVLVSFWALWCGPCLKELGHLSQLAADTRGELTVLAVNVDSPRSVHKVAPWVAAQGYDDLVVVLDTAGDVQRLMQVGGTMPLLLLHDATGREVYRHTGYRGGDELLLRAEVSRLLAPDAAGAEVCEHTAPDGDDTGADAGATRIADRLEYSYSTETQREIAENWLDVIHSRGRFSVGALLDARQPAEEGDRGNELRHRFAQYRGRVVEARAGHFYGMFGRGLLFAAHEDRTLRTDTALDGLLVRARGERWRAAAFTGAPRALDLDVRGLDVEADPFAGIGLGGTVLTWSGPATPVREGALLRDYALSGRASLARAGGNIYAEFGAKRAWVDDGTGSWREDWGHGLYAGAAAATGPLGLSCEVMDFERFTVLDQADGRTSLNNPPSLTREHLYTLLNRNPYLRDADDERGWQAEASWTGPAGWSALANASRLESQAGVRHFRERYLQVQRESWGPFLVRAGLDLRDVRSKGLQRDETFTTLVAETVWHATDRDSWSLKAEHQHAEDSGTASGGLGAYDRQFFTLEFARSPRWTLTAMLETNNKYAAQREFLEEAGPYPAAQVGWAPTEGSLVTLWAGERLGGYVCAGGVCKYEPAFSGVELYATFRLDPDGGR